The Neoarius graeffei isolate fNeoGra1 chromosome 10, fNeoGra1.pri, whole genome shotgun sequence genome has a segment encoding these proteins:
- the LOC132892603 gene encoding uncharacterized protein LOC132892603 yields the protein MINTLANACENPAPTPAQYPARSNEEVRSIFNRGRPTTGQAAAYQAKLSTRSTSQECPTTAPVYNLRPYTRKGPRHKRFQGQGSSCSVAQSFFKEVILLPDHKATHVPRRAKKAWLFDNGHIKSALEFSCDWDSDTVMQAIKTAFQPVVEGCRLEILLPCYNKLVEPSLTPTQSLNGDLVKKLFHQKSIYVRPDKIILSEEKESSFSDGESSFTNDPGLAEISDTVTAIGSAPDVSKEVIPDIATSEAHSHSSHTPSMYSGDEVIWCFATQVICTDAPSIPADTLTVSTSAGVITTDETLTMSSGTPDISTGNTHGLPVVPTVNASGKRHCIFANRTSGVSHGPTQPSASGSSSSSTSYSTYLDLFEEEYLFDDPDLQEAISRSLDSSASESDLKMTLERIMEQISSRVNNDSTVRFNIIRRSVWDGASRALGRSNFSPEKKVDVKFTDDYGISEGAVDNGGPTREFFRLCLHEIKDKIGIF from the exons ATGATAAACACATTGGCGAATGCGTGTGAAAATCCTGCTCCTACCCCTGCCCAATACCCTGCACGTTCTAATGAAGAAGTTCGTTCTATTTTTAACCGTGGCAGGCCTACAACAGGACAGGCGGCTGCCTATCAGGCCAAACTGAGCACACGCTCCACCTCACAGGAGTGTCCCACAACAGCCCCTGTGTACAATCTCCGCCCGTACACAAGAAAGGGCCCAAGACACAAGAG GTTTCAGGGACAAGGCAGTTCATGTTCTGTGGCTCAGTCCTTTTTCAAAGAGGTGATTCTCCTGCCCGACCACAAAGCTACACATGTGCCAAGGCGTGCCAAAAAAGCATGGCTTTTTGATAATGGCCACATCAAGTCTGCCTTGGAATTCAGCTGTGACTGGGATTCTGACACAGTAATGCAGGCAATAAAAACAGCCTTCCAGCCAGTTGTGGAGGGATGCAG GTTAGAAATCCTGCTACCATGCTACAACAAACTAGTTGAGCCATCCCTTACCCCCACACAGAGTTTGAATGGAGACCTTGTGAAAAAACTGTTTCATCAGAAGTCCATTTATGTCAGGCCTGACAAGATCATTTTAAGTGAGGAAAAAGAATCT TCATTTTCTGATggagaaagcagctttacaaatgaCCCTGGTTTGGCAGAAATATCTGACACTG TTACAGCCATTGGTAGTGCGCCTGATGTTTCCAAAGAAGTTATCCCAGACATCGCCACTTCTGAGGCCCATTCCCACTCCAGTCATACCCCTTCCATGTACAGTGGTGACGAAGTTATATGGTGTTTTGCTACCCAAGTTATTTGCACTGATGCAccttctatcccagctgacacccTCACCGTGTCTACTAGTGCTGGTGTCATCACTACTGATGAAACTCTCACCATGTCCAGTGGAACTCCTGACATCTCCACTGGCAACACTCATGGGTTGCCGGTTGTCCCCACTGTCAATGCAAGCGGTAAAAGGCATTGCATCTTTGCGAATAGGACCTCCGGTGTGTCCCATGGTCCCACTCAACCCAGTGCATCGGGCAGTAGTTCATCCAGCACATCGTACAG cACATACCTTGACCTATTTGAGGAAGAATACCTCTTTGATGACCCTGATCTCCAGGAAGCTATTTCCAGGTCTTTAGATTCCAGTGCGAGTGAGAG TGATTTAAAGATGACTTTAGAGAGAATAATGGAGCAGATTTCATCTAGAGTAAATAATGACAGCACTGTGCGCTTCAATATCATAAGAAGAAGTGTGTGGGATGGAGCATCCAGAGCCCTGGGCAGATCCAATTTTTCACCCGAGAAGAAGGTAGATGTCAAGTTTACTGATGACTATGGCATATCTGAGGGTGCCGTGGACAATGGAGGACCTACTCGGGAGTTTTTCCGACTCTGTCTTCATGAAATCAAGGACAAAATTGGCATCTTTTAA